A window of the Parvularcula bermudensis HTCC2503 genome harbors these coding sequences:
- the argH gene encoding argininosuccinate lyase: protein MASDPKTPTNTMWGGRFSVPPAEIMEKFNASIGFDQKLARQDIEGSRAHARMLARQGILSEADREAILSGLDQVETEIAEGRFVFSTALEDIHMNVEGRLKELIGEAAGRLHTGRSRNDQVATDIRLWVRESLEAIASALLGWQGALVDLAEAHVDTVMPGFTHLQPATPVTFAHHLLAYVEMADRDRGRILDAKARANECPLGAAALAGTSHPIDRDQTAKALGFDRPMGNSIDAVSARDFALEAMNAAALAAITMSRFAEEVVIWSTPQFGFVRSAEAFSTGSSIMPQKRNPDAAELLRGKTGRVIGAWTSLAITMKGLPLAYSKDMQEDKEPLFDALDTVRDCLAIAAGLTESLEVFPDAMAQAASLGHTTAVDLADWLVRHLNLPFREAHHVVGALVSVADREGVQLHELSDETLMAAHPRLDGSVRAHLSPTASVAARDHFGGPAPAQSRARIATWKERLASPR, encoded by the coding sequence ATGGCCAGTGACCCAAAGACCCCCACCAACACCATGTGGGGCGGGCGCTTTTCGGTTCCCCCCGCCGAGATCATGGAAAAATTCAACGCCTCGATCGGTTTCGATCAAAAACTGGCGCGTCAGGACATCGAGGGGAGCAGGGCCCACGCCCGTATGCTCGCCCGCCAAGGGATTCTGTCAGAAGCGGACCGCGAGGCGATTCTGTCGGGCCTCGATCAGGTCGAAACGGAGATCGCCGAGGGACGCTTCGTCTTTTCTACTGCCCTCGAAGATATCCATATGAATGTCGAGGGTCGACTAAAAGAACTGATCGGGGAGGCGGCCGGGCGGCTCCACACCGGCCGCTCCCGCAATGACCAGGTCGCCACGGATATTCGGCTTTGGGTGCGCGAGAGCCTTGAGGCCATCGCCTCGGCCCTCCTCGGCTGGCAGGGGGCCCTTGTCGACTTGGCGGAGGCCCATGTCGACACGGTGATGCCGGGCTTCACCCACCTTCAGCCCGCCACCCCCGTCACCTTCGCCCATCACCTTCTCGCCTATGTCGAAATGGCGGATCGTGACCGGGGCCGCATTCTCGACGCCAAGGCCCGCGCCAATGAATGCCCTCTAGGCGCGGCGGCGCTCGCGGGCACTTCTCACCCCATCGACCGTGACCAGACCGCCAAGGCCCTCGGATTCGATCGCCCCATGGGCAATTCCATCGACGCGGTCTCGGCACGGGACTTTGCCCTTGAGGCCATGAACGCCGCCGCCCTGGCCGCGATCACGATGAGCCGTTTCGCCGAGGAGGTCGTGATCTGGTCGACCCCGCAATTCGGCTTTGTCCGCTCCGCCGAAGCGTTCTCCACCGGATCCTCGATCATGCCGCAAAAGCGTAATCCCGATGCCGCCGAATTGCTGCGTGGCAAGACGGGCCGCGTCATCGGCGCTTGGACCAGCCTCGCGATCACCATGAAGGGACTGCCGCTCGCCTATTCCAAGGACATGCAAGAGGATAAGGAGCCGCTGTTCGACGCCCTCGATACAGTGCGCGATTGCCTCGCCATCGCCGCGGGGCTGACCGAAAGCCTGGAGGTCTTCCCGGACGCCATGGCCCAGGCGGCGAGCCTCGGCCATACGACGGCGGTCGACCTTGCCGACTGGCTCGTCCGACACCTCAACCTTCCCTTCAGAGAGGCCCATCACGTCGTCGGTGCCCTCGTGTCTGTGGCGGACCGTGAGGGCGTCCAGCTCCATGAATTGAGCGATGAGACCCTGATGGCGGCCCATCCACGTCTCGACGGCTCGGTCAGGGCGCATCTCTCCCCCACAGCATCGGTGGCGGCGCGGGATCATTTCGGCGGCCCCGCCCCAGCGCAAAGCCGCGCCCGGATTGCCACCTGGAAGGAGCGACTGGCCTCGCCTCGTTAA
- a CDS encoding TolC family protein produces MPRRFVVSLLAVTAAGFAVNVAAGESVSDSFDDNARTSIGSAPSPLNANCLGVSSAIALAVSADPRIDRAEANRLFAEAEMKAARSRYYPQISAFGTTGLGDTPPLDRRRDDQIGIQLNQELYSFGARRAASDAARLKAEAAAIGVDGTMNDIALGAARAYIEFARAQALQSISKSAEGIISQDVEAADLRLRRRAITITAASEIRARFARQLSELVTAESRSEANRARLSVLIDQPIDCIDPQTVPDFVLPGIDDVLDLSADEAVSLATSRSPNLQSAETAIEAARAEVKAAKRAALPTLSLNGFAVHFSDVEVDFFGETTDTAEEDVRLGFSLTQDLYTGGRLKAQQQSAIARLKQAQSEARLERWSLEDAVRSSLGRATAQRRAVRELQRAEEEVRRQLALTEREYNLGTKTLTDLVRVTEIYAEIAAFKVNAVYDYYTVLFDLYAAMGVLDYPDRLETIIR; encoded by the coding sequence ATGCCTAGGCGTTTTGTGGTTTCTCTCCTCGCGGTAACGGCCGCCGGATTTGCCGTCAATGTTGCGGCGGGCGAATCAGTGTCCGACAGCTTCGACGACAATGCCCGGACGTCTATCGGATCGGCCCCCTCCCCGCTCAATGCCAATTGTCTCGGCGTATCGAGTGCGATTGCCCTCGCCGTCAGTGCCGATCCCCGGATCGATCGGGCCGAAGCGAACCGGCTTTTTGCCGAGGCTGAAATGAAGGCCGCCCGCTCTCGCTACTACCCGCAGATTTCCGCCTTCGGGACCACCGGCTTGGGGGACACGCCGCCCCTCGATCGGCGGCGGGACGATCAGATTGGGATCCAGCTCAATCAGGAACTCTACAGCTTCGGCGCCCGTCGAGCCGCCAGCGACGCGGCCCGCCTGAAAGCCGAAGCGGCGGCGATCGGTGTCGATGGCACCATGAATGACATCGCGCTGGGGGCGGCGCGGGCCTATATCGAATTTGCGCGCGCCCAGGCGCTTCAATCCATCTCCAAAAGCGCCGAAGGGATCATCTCCCAGGACGTGGAGGCCGCTGACCTTCGCCTGCGTCGGCGGGCGATCACCATCACCGCGGCAAGTGAAATTCGCGCCCGCTTTGCCCGGCAATTGTCCGAATTGGTGACCGCCGAATCGCGCTCCGAGGCCAATCGCGCCCGCTTGTCGGTCCTGATCGACCAGCCGATCGACTGTATTGATCCGCAGACGGTGCCCGACTTCGTGCTTCCCGGGATCGACGATGTGTTGGATCTTTCGGCGGACGAGGCGGTTTCGCTCGCCACCTCCCGGTCGCCTAATCTTCAGTCGGCCGAAACGGCCATTGAGGCCGCCAGAGCGGAGGTGAAGGCGGCAAAGCGGGCCGCCCTGCCGACCCTGTCTCTCAACGGTTTTGCGGTCCATTTCAGCGACGTCGAAGTCGATTTCTTCGGGGAAACCACGGACACCGCCGAAGAGGATGTCCGGCTCGGGTTTTCCCTGACCCAGGACCTTTACACCGGCGGCCGGCTCAAGGCGCAGCAACAAAGCGCGATTGCCCGGCTCAAACAGGCGCAATCCGAGGCACGCCTTGAGCGGTGGAGCCTTGAGGATGCGGTTCGCTCAAGTCTTGGCCGGGCCACGGCCCAGCGGCGGGCCGTGCGTGAACTTCAGCGGGCTGAGGAAGAAGTGCGGCGGCAATTGGCGCTGACGGAGCGAGAATATAATCTGGGGACCAAGACCCTGACCGATCTTGTCCGCGTCACGGAAATTTATGCCGAGATCGCCGCGTTCAAAGTGAATGCCGTCTATGATTATTACACGGTGCTGTTTGATCTCTACGCCGCGATGGGAGTCCTTGACTACCCTGACCGCCTGGAGACCATTATCCGCTAA
- a CDS encoding N-acetylornithine carbamoyltransferase, whose product MKHFLTTEDWPREDLEQLLVDADRLRGLKDQSLKGKTAALIFFNPSLRTRASFQVAMIEMGGNALVLDTAGTWSLEVEPGAMMDQGAEEHVKEAARVLSTYVDVICIRCFPKFQDWSVDRQDRLLHAFAEYATVPIVNMETIVHPCQELAHMLAVKDRLGAPDGKKYVLTWTYHPKPLNTAVANSSLLIATKFGMDVTLLCPTEEYLLDPRFMSASEENVKRSGGSLTISHDPQTAYRDADVVYAKSWGALPYFGRWEEEKPIRDAHRHFRVDEDKMALTNNALFSHCLPLRRNVKVTDAVADSPQSMIIEEAANRLPVQKAVLQRLLKGN is encoded by the coding sequence ATGAAACATTTTCTGACGACAGAAGACTGGCCCCGTGAGGATCTCGAACAGCTCCTGGTCGATGCTGACCGTCTGCGCGGCCTCAAGGACCAGTCGCTGAAAGGCAAGACTGCCGCGCTGATCTTCTTCAATCCCTCGCTTCGGACCCGTGCCTCTTTTCAGGTGGCGATGATCGAAATGGGGGGGAACGCTCTCGTTCTCGATACCGCCGGCACCTGGTCCCTTGAGGTCGAGCCAGGGGCGATGATGGATCAAGGGGCGGAGGAGCACGTCAAGGAAGCGGCGCGGGTGCTCTCCACCTATGTCGATGTCATCTGCATCAGATGCTTTCCGAAGTTTCAGGACTGGTCGGTGGATCGGCAGGATCGCCTTCTCCATGCCTTCGCCGAATACGCCACCGTGCCCATCGTCAATATGGAAACGATCGTTCATCCGTGTCAGGAACTGGCCCATATGCTGGCAGTCAAGGATCGGCTTGGGGCCCCCGATGGGAAGAAATACGTCCTGACCTGGACCTATCACCCCAAACCGCTGAACACCGCCGTCGCCAATTCAAGCCTCCTCATCGCCACCAAGTTCGGCATGGACGTGACATTGCTTTGTCCGACAGAGGAATATCTCCTCGACCCCCGTTTCATGTCGGCGTCCGAGGAGAATGTGAAGCGGTCCGGTGGGTCCTTGACGATCAGTCACGATCCGCAAACCGCCTATCGCGATGCCGATGTGGTATATGCCAAGAGCTGGGGCGCCTTGCCCTATTTCGGGCGTTGGGAGGAAGAAAAGCCGATCCGAGACGCGCATCGCCATTTCAGGGTTGATGAGGACAAAATGGCCCTCACCAACAATGCCCTGTTCAGCCACTGCCTGCCCCTTCGCCGGAATGTGAAGGTCACCGATGCTGTTGCAGACAGCCCTCAATCCATGATCATCGAGGAAGCCGCCAACCGCCTGCCGGTCCAAAAAGCCGTATTGCAGCGCTTGCTGAAGGGAAATTGA